The DNA sequence TACCCCTCTGGTCATCAAGAAAGACGGGCGGCGGGAGGCCTTCAACCGGAGCAAGATTTACGAGGGCATAAAAAAGGCCTGCGAGAAACGTCCCATCAGCATCGATGACATTGAGCAGTTCCTCGACGGCCTGGAGCGGGAGCTCCAGGAATCAGGCCAGAAAGAAGTTCCGTCCACGCTCATCGGCGAAAAAGTCATGGCCCAGCTCCGGCAGTGGGATGACGTCGCCTATGTCCGCTTTGCCTCGGTATACCGCCATTTCAGCGACATCACCGCCTTTATGGAAGAAATCAAGAAGCTGGCGGCCTCCAAGAACACCAAAGAAGGCAATCATTCCTGAGTTTTTGTCCCTTCCACCCCCACGCCGCCTTCCAACACGTCAGTCAAATAGATCTCGGTCTCCGTCACGAAGGCCTCGGCCTCTTGAAGGGCTCGTTGGCTTGATTCCGCTTCGGCGTAGGCAAATAACTCGTAATCGCAGGTTTCCCGGTTATCCTTCAAGTCGGTCAAATATTTTCCGAACTTTTTGTCCATTTTTCCGGTTTTGACAAATAACAGGCTAAACAGAGTAATGACACCTTTATGTGATTCTGCTTTCTGCCCTTCGGAAAGGAGCAGAGCCTGGGCGGCATGAAAAACGGCATAATAGGCTCGTGACACTGAATCTTCAAACTCGCCGAGATCCAGTAATTTTTTGGCCACCTCTAATTTTTTCCGGGCCTTCTCAAGATATGCCTGAATCAGTTCGCGCACTGCCTGCAAGTTTAATTCCTTCAGTCGTCACCCTTTGCATAAAGGGGGTGGGAATCGCCCTGAGCCGGTTAAATTCCTGGACGGTGAAAATTTTTAAGGAGATCAACCTGCCGGTGTCCAACAGGATATCTATCACTGCATCATAGAAAATACTGATAATCTCCCGTTCTTTCCGATCCAGGACGATTAACAGATCATAATCGGAATCCGGCCGCCAATCGTCCCGCGAGCGGGAGCCGAATAAATACATCTCCCGGATTTGGCCCCAGACACTGGCAGTTTGAAGCATTTTTTGAAAGCGTCCCAGGATGGGGTCCATATCTCAAACAATCACCTTGGCTTATTTAATCAGGATAATACCTCGAAATGAGTTGATCTGTCAACCATACGACCGAGTCATGGTATTTCTCCTCCGGTTCCTTGAAATGTATGGTTAGGGTGAAGCTACAATATTGACAATCGCCCCTCACCCATGGGAAAATGTATGCATGGTGCAGACTGCAATTCTTTTCAAGGAAGCTAAAGCGGGTGAGGTCATCTGTGGGGATGCCCTGAGCGTACTCCGCAACCTTGAATCTGGCATCTGTCGCTGCTGCATTACCTCTCCGCCTTATTGGGGATTAAGAGATTACGGTGTTCCCACCGACCATCAGATAGGGGCGGAGACTCATCTTGTAGACTACATAAAAAATCTGGTAGAGATTTTCACTGAGATACACCGGGTATTAACTCCCGATGGAACACTATGGCTAAATCTCGGAGACTCTTATACTAGTGGCAACCGCACCTGGCGAGACATCGATAAAAAAAATCCCGCCCGTTATATGCGGTACCGCCCACCCACCCCAAAAGGTCTTAAGCCCAAGGATCTTATTGGAACACCATGGAGGGTTGCCATTGCCCTGCAAGAACAAGGTTGGTATCTCCGCAGTGATATCATCTGGTTTAAACCCAATTGTCAGCCGGAATCCGTGAAGGACCGGCCTACCCGCTCTCATGAGTATATCTTTCTCTTCTCCAAGACTGAAAAATATTATTATAACTATGAGGCAATCTTAGAAACCTCAAACTCTCACGGCAAACGCAATAGGCGAACAGTTTGGTCTATCAATACCGGAGCTTTCAAGGGGGCTCATTTTGCCACCTTTCCCTCCAAGTTAGTGGCACTGTGTCTGCTTGCCGGTTCTGAGTTCGGGGATACGGTATTAGATCCCTGCTTTGGTTCCGGTACAGTTGGGGAAGTATGCCTGAAGCTTGGCCGGAAGTTTATCGGTATCGAAATTAATGAAAATTATGTTGTTTTGGCCAGAGAGAGACTCAAATGGAGTGGTTATGCCTTCATAGGAAAATGCAATAGTAATGTCTGTTACGATCCTAAATACTGAAGACCAACGATATATGGCATTGGCCCTGAAGCTTGCCGCCCGGGGGGTCGGTTGCACCTCTCCCAATCCTATGGTGGGGGCGGTGGTAGTCAGAGACGGGTACATCGTTGGCCGGGGGTATCACCGCCGCTACGGCGGCCCCCATGCCGAAGTGGAGGCCTTGCGCCAGGCGGGTTCTCAGGCTGACGGGGCTACCCTGTATGTCACCCTGGAGCCCTGTAACCACTACGGCCAGACCCCGCCCTGCACCGAAGCTATCCTGGCCGCCGGTATCCGTCGGGTGGTTATCGCCAATTCCGACCCAAATCCCCATGTTGCCGGAGGCGGCGCCGCCTACCTGCAATCCAAAGGCCTGCTCGTCCAAAGCGGTCTCCTGGCGAAAGCCGGAAGTCGACTTAACGAAGCTTTTTTTAAGGCCATGACCATCGGCCAGCCTTTCGTCATTGCAAAGGCGGCCGCCTCTCTGGACGGCAAGATCGCCACCCGGACGAACGA is a window from the Desulfobacca acetoxidans DSM 11109 genome containing:
- a CDS encoding HEPN domain-containing protein: MRELIQAYLEKARKKLEVAKKLLDLGEFEDSVSRAYYAVFHAAQALLLSEGQKAESHKGVITLFSLLFVKTGKMDKKFGKYLTDLKDNRETCDYELFAYAEAESSQRALQEAEAFVTETEIYLTDVLEGGVGVEGTKTQE
- the nrdR gene encoding transcriptional regulator NrdR, which encodes MRCPYCHSLRTRVANSRLTKEANAIRRRRECLDCKRRFTTYEKVEDITPLVIKKDGRREAFNRSKIYEGIKKACEKRPISIDDIEQFLDGLERELQESGQKEVPSTLIGEKVMAQLRQWDDVAYVRFASVYRHFSDITAFMEEIKKLAASKNTKEGNHS
- a CDS encoding nucleotidyltransferase domain-containing protein, with the protein product MDPILGRFQKMLQTASVWGQIREMYLFGSRSRDDWRPDSDYDLLIVLDRKEREIISIFYDAVIDILLDTGRLISLKIFTVQEFNRLRAIPTPFMQRVTTEGIKLAGSARTDSGIS
- a CDS encoding DNA-methyltransferase: MVQTAILFKEAKAGEVICGDALSVLRNLESGICRCCITSPPYWGLRDYGVPTDHQIGAETHLVDYIKNLVEIFTEIHRVLTPDGTLWLNLGDSYTSGNRTWRDIDKKNPARYMRYRPPTPKGLKPKDLIGTPWRVAIALQEQGWYLRSDIIWFKPNCQPESVKDRPTRSHEYIFLFSKTEKYYYNYEAILETSNSHGKRNRRTVWSINTGAFKGAHFATFPSKLVALCLLAGSEFGDTVLDPCFGSGTVGEVCLKLGRKFIGIEINENYVVLARERLKWSGYAFIGKCNSNVCYDPKY